The window TTCGCATTCGGAGGAAGCCTGGTGATTCATTCCGGAGCAGTCTCCCATCCTAACGAGGCAGCAACCATAAAAAGCCCATCTAAAGTGCCTGATCAATATACAGTCAATTGTATTCTCCCCGGCCGGCTCGTGTACCGAGCTAAGATGTCTCGTACAATGCGCCGAAGCGTCTGGCCACTCCGGTGTAAATTTTTAAGGGAGTCACGATCGCTGCATGTAAATATGCGACCGCAGATAAGGGTGTGCCAAAGTACGGTTATGTGGACCTGTTTGATTATTTTTACTgaaatgtgtgtgtggctgctgtTCTGAAGTAACAGGTTATAGCGTTGACTACGAAAGCGGTGTAATTGCTTAGCTGTGTGTACGCCATTTTCTCAGTTGTCCTTAATAACCCACCCAGTGCTGGTCGAAGCTCACGGAGTAGCCTAGGTGAGCtttaccatcccccccccccccccccccaaaaaaaaaaaaatgctgctctTAGCCTATGTTGCCTAATGAGTTAACCAGCCCTAGAGCCACATATATAATAGGATTGTCAAACCTCACACATCTGACACTCTCGGTTTTAGACTGTCACTCAAGTAATCTTATGGTAAACCTATATTATTCCTTTATAAACATAAAATTTGCTACATCAGAAGCATTGGGGcactttgcaaaccctacagactatttacaaggtaatacaaCTTTTACGTACATGtcaatgtgtgtgcagactatTGAAAACTTCACGGCGGCCAGCCGACCAAAGTTGGCGATATCGGTATAACGATGATGCTGATTTTGCAGATACTTTTGTCTAAAGCGTGGCACAGGGGAGGCAGAATGCACGTTGCGAGCATGCAGCCTGCCAGGTGCAGCTgatgtattaaaagtacattggaACACTTAAACCAGACAAAACGAAATCAAGGATCTTGTACGCGGGTAACCTAAGCCTAGCGTCACCCAATAGAATCACAGCTCTCTCCGTTAACGGAAACGGCTGgtgtgtttttcctgtgttaTACCAGCCAAATGTCCTGTGTGTGTACTGGGTTACTGTTATGGCGGTGTCGCTGAAGCATAGCATGAAGGCTCCTGCACTGACCTATTGATCTTAAAAGAAAActagaccccccacccccccgacgGTCATTCCCATGGATGCAGGAACTGCATTCACAGCGAACGTGCTGCAGGTCAGCACCTCTGCCTCACTGCTTCATCTCTAAATTCAGGTCCCGCCTCCTTCGTTGACCGGGCCTTGAAAAACACAGCATCAAACGAGTATCAAAGTCGCTCcgactttttttatttactgcATTCCCAGACCAGCAGCGCATTCCCCTCCTCTTGTAGGCTACCCAGTCGCTTAATTTTGGAGCGTGTCTTACCTCTTGAGTGTGGGAAACATCTCACAGATGTCTGCCTGTTAATGGTCTGTGGTAAATCTGATTAGAAGGCGCCGAGGCACGTGATCTTTGCCATCTCCTGCGATAACTAAACCTGGAAGCATCTTCTAAGACCGCACCTGAGCGATGGGTCCCCAAGAAGAGGCGAGATTTGCAATCGGAGAGGATCGTAGATAAAGGGGACTTCCCATGGTGCCGTGGGCTTAGTGACGCACCCTGTAGATACACATCACCTGACTCTATGGTTGCTTAGTCTATAATCGTCCCGACGCTGCTGGTTTGGCACCAGAATGAAGATCCACAGAAAATGAGCAGTGGGATGGTTTTGAAGGGAGGCTGGCACGTGTAGCGAGGAGCTGTAGCTATTGATGAATACTCTGCACTCGCCCAGAAGACGGATCGCCGCTCCCATGCGCGAGCGGTAGGTGGAGTCGGCCGGACCTCCCGCAATGAGCTTACCTTTTCCTGCCGCACAGTCGTACTTCCAGGACTTGAAGCAGGTGAGTCCCATGATTCGGAGCGTCTTCATTTACTCGAGAACCACTCAGTCACCGTGGCGCCCCGAATCCAAACCTCCAGATGTGGCTCTGAGTGCCCTCATACTTCCTTAGGTGCAGGGCAAAGACATCCCTCCTGGAAAAGGCAACCGGAGCACTGATACACTGTCTGCAGAGAACGTTCTGGTCCTGGCCATGGTCTGGAAAGCCGCCCACCGTCTCCCTCCGTGTCTCCCTCATCAACCCCCCCACTTATCAATAATCAGATAGTCCCGTCCCATTGAGAGTACCGGGGGAGGGAGTGGGAGAAGCAGGGAGAGCTCTCTACCGCAGTCAGTCCCaaccacacacaggcacacacacacacacacacacacacacacacacacgcacatgtagcAGAAACCACAATCTCAGCATCCGAGTGCTGTAATTATTATAGCACAGGGGTCCAGCCAATCTCCCTAATGCATCTGCCCAGTCCAGTGTTTGCTTTGATGACCGCCAATGTGTGTGGCCTAACACAGACACAAAGCAAAAGGTAATAAATAGTGTACGTGTGCGCTTGATGTGTTAAACTTTTGAACTGGCATCCATTACGCTAAGAGaagcccccccctgccccccagcccGCCTACCCCGCCCATAGATTTATGCTCGCCGTTCtggcacaattttttttttttgcgcgaTATATCGATCCAGACGAAGGGCTCCATTTAATTTGCCAGGAAAACGGTGCCCGCTTCGGAGTTTACCGCGTCCATAAAATCTGTCTGGCTGCCCGCACGGGCATGGAAGTTGCTTTACAGTACTCTCTGCTCCGAGAGGGCGCGCCAAGCGACATTTATCTGTCGGCTGCGAGAGAACGTGCCATTTGTCCTGCTCTgatccaagggggggggggcagcacaaaTATAGATCTTGATATTGAACTAGAAGGGTCATGCACGATAGAACGCCATTACAGTGCTTTCATGTGGCTGGTGTGCCCTTTATCCCTTTATTGGTGTCTCCATCTCTGTACTCTTTCTATTTAATAAAGATCTATATGGAATATGATATCCATATAGTTTTTCTATAGCGCTTTACAGCAAGTGTAatgtttttataattattattatatgtcaTTTAAATTGTGGTGGcactgcagtgcagtgcagtgcagtggatAGCACTGTTGCTACGCaactctgggacctgggtttgagtctctgccatggttctgagtgtgtggagtttgcatgttctccccatgtcgtcgtggggtttcctccgggtactccggtttccccccacagtccaaaaacacactgaagTTATTAACTGGAGTTCcagattgcctgtaggtgtgtgtgagtgtgtgagtgtgccctgcgacgggttgatgccccatcctggataggctccggaccccatgCAGCCttaaataggacaagtggtgtcagaaaatggatggacgaatcttaaattattattaatccTAATACTATTTGACACAGGCCTACTGACTGTATCATACATAAACAAGTTATAATTCCTGTATCTATGAACAGAATCAATCAATATAATTTGCTCAAATCCAGTTCGTCACAATACAAttggtaataaatcagtcaCGTTGAAGAGACATACAGGAAGACCATCCCTGACCATCAGGGTTAATGGCACTAAGCAGAGGTTTTATAATCATCAATATAAGGTTTTATAATCTATGtgtccagggacggattacggaccgggccggcggggccgctgcccaggggcccttggggtgcagggggcccgtggggcccctagcccaaaacaatttgcaacgcttatcaacaatgtattttcgtttgtctattttagagggcctacattctttgatcctctgcctacaagggcccctgaccctatagggagggcgtttggctgccaagggcccttgaattgtggtggttgtggtggtggtgctggtggtggtgggggccctcgtgaacgttttgcccaggggccacacaacccataatccgtccctgtatgTGTCCATTTATGTGTGTAATTGTAGATTTCTGTGTGGGGAGGCGAAGGGTTACTCTTAGTATGTGAACAAAAACACATATATTCGTAAGCGTCGTGACTATGCAGAAATACTGCATTACAAAGTTCTATTTATGTACAGGCAGACAGTCTTATTGTAACACACGAAGGAGAGAATATGATGTAATGTTGTATTTAATGAGCTGTTCTTGGGAGGGTATGTGTTGCTTATTTTAAGCTGAACTGGTCACTtggccggggggaggggggggggggggggggcaggagaggtGCTCGTCTGTCGTGTCAGGTGAAAAACTTTTAAATCTGCTGCCTGCTTTCATGTCAGTGTTTCGAAGGGTCCTAATTCTGACAGCAGAGACCATTCCTATGACGAATATATCATTTACAAAAGCGGGCAGAATTTAAACCGAATAGGATTTATCTGTTCACAAACGCGGGCCCATTTTCTCGATGCAGAGTGTTATTAATGTCACTACGGTAATGGCTGAGTTTACTTCCCTGGCATGACCACAATTCACCGTAGCCTAATTATTGCTGAAAGCTTTTAATTCTCTCTGTGTCAATACACACAACTCCATTTGCAACCAGTACAGAAAGGGACTCTcaagaaaatgaaaagaaagTCACGTTTAATCCAAGGTTACCCTTTACTCTCCCTTGCTATACATGTTTTCATTAAATAAAGATGTTGATTAAATGCTTTTTCACCGGCCTTTTGTCGGGCAACGTGTGTTTGCAGTCAAGTGAAGTTGGTGAATGAACACGCTTTGAAAAAACATGGTAAGCAAGAgaaatattttgtacatttaaATATAGTATGAAAAGGTGCGGGAAAAGACCGACCTGCTTCGTAAGTTTTGTGATATCTGTGGTGATTATTGATTTGGCTTTGTGGATCCAAGTCCAACAGTACAAGACGGCAAAGGCATCTCAAGTGATATACCGTACACATAGCACCTCCTACAGTCTGCTGTAGTGTTTAAGAATATTTCCCTTCTTTTGGTTACATTTTGCAAAAATTTCAATTAGTTCAGCACCACGTTAGACTATATTAATGGTCAATCAGGCAAATATGAAAAATACGTGAAAAGGTAAAGTACTACAGTAGATGTCttgtttgtttaatttcttTTGTATTCTACTTACTGCCCAATAGAATTCCCATAGAATGTTCAATTTCAGTTCAAGAGAGTTGTTATTTAAATAAATTGGATTATTTAAGCGGTTATACGTTTACTAGATTCGCAGTGATTAGAAACAATCCATCGCAATGATAAATGCCGCATCAATCACGCTGGACACAAGAGGGCGATGTTCTTCCAGTCTTCGAATGTCAACGATGGCGTCACTGGATGGCTGAGTGCGGTGACTTTGGCTTCAGTTCAGTGGACTTACGTGTAATAGATGTGTGTCCCCAATGGATATATAGTGTCATACCGCAACAAAGTATTCTGACATTGATTCCTTTCTACAGTGAAATTGACCTGCATAAGCACGCTCcagtggcgcaatcggttagcgcgcggTACTTATACAGCAGTGCAAGCGAGTCATGCCGAGGTTGTGAGTTCGAGCCTCACCTGGAGCAAAATCTTTGCCTTTGCTAGCATGCATGCCATGAATGTAACGATAATCCTCAGGTTAGTGCAGTGACTTTGTTACAGATCAGTGTGTGACTCCGCTAGCTTGTGATTAAAAATATACTAAAAATGTCGATTAAACTCTTCAGATCCAAGTCGCTCTACCAACTGACTAGTGATTTTCTCAATCACGCCATTTTGGATATAAGATGGATTTAGATTTGCTCGTTAATTAAAAGTGTATTTTGTCGTCATAACTATGACTGATGACTGAATGAGGAGTCCCAATATTTCAAAACAACAGATACAACAGAGAAGTGTATAGCACTTGTGATTtatgaattgattttttttttaatgcaccaGAAAATCAAGAATGGAGAATTCTGGAAAGATCAGGCAGGAAGTTTTGAAGACCAGAGTTCAGCAGGAGGGGGAAACTAAGCAGGCTGAAAGCTTTTAGTAGAACTGGACTCTCACTGTAAGCTGCAGTGGTGGCCCAGTCAGTGCAGTGCTTTTACGCATGTGACGTGACTTAACAAACCAGGTAGGGGGTGACATTGAGCTGACACTGACTCGGTTGCTGCCATAGCCCTGTACTCTGTATGCTTCCCACAGCACATTTTGTGGGGAACCATGGACAACTTTCAGCCAGTGAAAACAAACCACAAGTGTAGTGCAAGAGTGATGTATGGCTATGTGTTTTAATAATCTGTGTCCAtggtcagaaggtcactggttcaaatcctttgGTCGGCAAAGTGACTTCACTCTTGGACCAATAACCCCCTATTGCTCCagagactgactgaccctgcttcTTCAAACGTGAACTACTTTTAATAAAACCGCCtgccaaataaatgtaaatgtagaatCATTTGAAAAAGTTGGGGATTTGAAAGTAGGTGCAGGTACCTCTAACACAGAAAAATAGTCACGTTACAAGCTTTTCATCGTGTCAATGAACATGGCAATAACAGGCCAGGGAGGCTTAGTGGGCTGGCCTCACTAGTGGTAGCGGGCTTATATTTTAACGTGGGGTTTTTCCTATAATTCAAATACATGGACAACAGACTGGTATCTGTGTCCTTTGGAGCACTGGTTTCCTGGAAAATACAACCGGCGTTTCCCTCTATTAGGTAAAGCGTTACTGTCAAAATGGTTACGgaagaaatgtaagaaattattTCTATCTCGTTTAATCGTAGTACCGCGCAACATGATGCCACGTAATTTGCCAGCCGTTGCGCTTGCGTGCTATTGTTCGGAGCTTTTCACGCGCATGTGCTAATTGGCGCGACGGTTCACGCGCAGCGCGGCGCCCGCTGGGCGGGCGCCATCTTGGCTCATATTTTACTCGGAAGGACGGCTAGCTGGCGCGGCGCCTTTGCTTGTGATTATTGTTATTGTCGTACTGAGGTACGAGGGGACCCAGGTTCGCGACTTTTTAGACATCTAGTGTCAGAGGTAAGTACACCTAATGTAAAAAATACGTACAGTCGAATAAACTGTACGTTTGTTAGAAAAGTTCTTGGGGACGAACCTTGTAGCGTGAGCTGCTAGGTTAGCCGGCTCTGCGTGGACAACTGTAAGCCGAGTTAAATTTGGTAACCGCGACAAAGGGACATTTTTAATATATCTTAAGTAACCCGTTAGGGCAAAATTAATGTTAAAATTAACGCATACCTACTGGTCGTTTAGCTGGAATAAAGGATTATGTTGCTCCCCTGTCGTGCAGTGTACAACCAGCGGGCTCATTTCTAGTTCCATTGAAACGGAATTTGTCTAAACCGATCGAATAAAAATGCGAATATATTTTCCGGTTAGCAGTTACAGATAACGTTTAGGATGTTTTTCTTTTGTGAGTTAGTGAAATAAAAGCATAGTATATAACTAAACAAATACCCAGGGCTCTAGTATGTATATAAATGTGGCACTGTCTGGTTGTAATTTTTAGCCATTTCACCATTAAGTCGCTATCTAACCAGTAGTAAAACGTAAGAGTTCGATACGTTTTCCAGCTAAAACTTGCGCTTGAACTCGTGGTGAAATACAGGTATGCTCAATGGAGTCCTTTGTTTAAGCTTTtcgggttgggggtgggggcgagGCGAAGGAGATCGAACGGGCCTCCTTATTGTTCAGGTCTTAACCGGCACGTAAAAACATTTGCCATATATAATGGAAGTCCTTCAATTTCAAACAAACAGTAAGGCAGTTTGTCGGAAGTCCCATTTTAAGCATACTATGACGGAATGGACGCGGCAGCTTTGTGACGGGCTGGAGACCTACATGTGCACTTTCACATTAACCGCAAGTACTGCCCCCGATGGCCCCTGTTCCAATTTTACATTTATTACTTTAAATTCTCCAAAATATCAGCTATAAAACTGTCAAGGCGAAAGGGGGTCCCATTCTTGTTTTCATTATATTGTCGTCACTTTTGAAGGGCCGTTTTGCCGACTCAGCAGCACTATGTCGTTGCTGCTGTATGCGCCAGAATTCCCCCAGGGGTCAATAATCGTAATCTTAGTTTTTGTCGGAACAGCcctacgaaaaaaaaaaatagatactCCCTCCGTCTTTAATTTTTTCTATACTTTTTGTGTAATTCATTGACTTGATTTGTTAAGAAAAAAGGCTACATATGTTATGGCAGTGTCATGACAAACTTCAGCTTTCGGTGTCCCCATTACAAATACTAGTCCAGGTTTGAAAAATGCTGCATGCCTTTTCCTTCCTGGCCTTTTATGATCATCGATTTGCAGTAAATTTCATGGTTTGTTTATTATTCCTTACCCCTCCCTTTCAGGAGCCACTAAAAAGAGATGTGCCCTCTTAGTAGCTGATATCACTTGGCTTGTGCTTGTTGCTGCTAGAAGCTGTTTTATAATTAGAATTTTAACAACCGCTGGAGAGTCCGGGGATTGGCTTTCCCcgttgtaatttttttattacttcAGCCTTTTTCATCTACGTGTTTGGCAGATGCGCCGTTCAAAGCGAGCTCGATCCCGGGAGGGTTGGATCTCGGAGTACAGCGTGGAGGAGAAACTCGAGTTCGGCAAGCGGCAGAAGCCGAGTTCCTGCAGCACTGAGAGGGAGAGCAAACCACGGAGACGCAACCATCACTTGAAAACCTACGAAGGGTAAATTTGCGCCCTGATTTTACATCCTTCAACCTGGAATGGAATGAGTATTGTTATACAGATTTGAGAGAGGTTTAAACCTATCTGCCCTGCCTGCTATTCTCTCATCTTGTGACATGCATACAAAGCACAGTTTTCTACAGTCATATTTGGCATATTGAGCTTTATGAATGCCAGAATAGGACAAGAAAAGGAGTGGAAAAAATGCAAGCAAGTTTATTAGTAGTACTGAATCCTACTGGAGTAAATGTGTAATCCATTTAAGTGCATTGCTTTTTTAAGTGATGTTTCGTAGTAATGTCTTTCACAAGGCATAAATTCATTTAGCAGAAATTCCCGGTATTAATTGTTTTATAGGAATGGGGCTTATATGGGTTTATATTCTGAGGTCAGGTTAGGGATtacttttataaatggatgCAATGTTGTGGACATTATTTGAATCGTCACATCGTTAGTGACAAGTCAGGCGCtgacgctcccccccccccccccccctccccgccacctCTGACAAGTTTCTGAAAGATCACAGAAGTAAACCTGAACGTTTATCTGGCCCTTTCTAATAATAGCTGTCCAAGAGCTGACTCTCTCTGGAAGGAACCTGAAACCTCACATTGCTGGCACTGGCTACGTTCACACCCCTGCTGATGGACACTTCTTCGTCTTACACAAGGATGCCTTCAGTGCACATTACCCTGTCAGTGTAGGCTGCCGCATGCATAAATATGTGTTTTATTTGTACGTGGTTGGGAGCGAGCTGCTTGTCTCATGGGCTGTGCCATTTTCAGGTAACCTGGTTCTCAATAAACACATTTTTATAGAATTTTGGTTGGTTTATATTGGTGTTGTATTGCATATGATGAATATAGGACGTGTCTATGTAGAGATACTTCCAGTGGAATGCTCGATAGCGGTATGACGATTGTAAACAGTTTGAAGTGTTTCAACTAGATTTGTCCTTCAAAATGGTCTTATACAAGGTGCAGTTTTGGTTTGCTTGAATAACGTATTTAGTATTCAGCAAGTATTGCTGGAGTAATACTTTCATGTAGACGGCTGTCAAACCAGGATGGAATGTATCTGGGAAACATTGCTGTTTTTCAGTAGTGCTGCAGGCACTGCAGGTATTATTTtatgaatgtttattaataCTCTGAGTCACTGCAGACAGTTGTATTGTCTTGTCAAGTTACTTCTATAGAACTCTGATATTTGATCATTCATgcatctatttaaaaaaaaaaacaaacaaaatatgaaataCAGGTAGAgattaattctgtttttttttttttttttttttttttttttgcattaggATATTCTTCCTGTCATTAATATTCTTTGTTTGTGCTCCAGGTGAGAATATGACATCCTGCCTGTTAtgttgtgtgttgttttccTAATGATTGTTCTGCTCTCTCTGTTCGTAGGCACTTCCAGGAATCTAAGACTATAAGCAGGAGGATGGAGTGTAAGGAGCGGGTGGCCAGACAGTCGAGCCGAGAGTCAGGAGCTTATGGCAATGAGGGCCCATGCAAGGAGCTCGGCAGTGACAGAGACTGGCACCACTATAGCAAATCCTCGGCACGTAGCGGACATAGCCGTCGCAGCAGCCCCGCTCACCAGCGCGGGCGACGCAGGACTTCATCTCGTCAGGCACACTCGGTACGGCGGCTCTCCTCTGTTTTCTCTTTGTCCCTCTGCTCATCTCTGAGTTCGCTTAAGGGTTTAGACAGTGCAGTGTCCAGTTTGCTGTTGCTTCTGCTCGTTAGCCTTCTGCTTAAGTGTATGTAGGTACCTGCCTTCTTCCACATGCTAAGGTCCTGAGAAAGTGTTCTGAGGCAGAGTATGTAAGAATCATGCTGGTCATAATGTCTATGCCTGTTGTGATTGAGTGCAGAGGATGTAATGTAGTTCTTATGAATAGTCTTGATAGTTAGGGATGCTAATATTGTGATAGAATATTAGGCTTTAGTACTTGCAGGGATGATGACTGAGCAGTAGGTTATTTCCATTACTAGAAATGGGGAGTACATTTTATGGGAGTACGTTTTGTGAAAGTGGGAATGGGGAAGTAAATTATTAATGCATATACCGTAATGTTTGTGTACTTAAGTTTCTTTTCgacttttattttgagaaagtGTTTTGTCTGAAAATTTTGCCGTTGTTTTTCTTCTGTAACACACACTATGTGGGGCCCCTGTGCATTTCTCTGCGATGAATTTGAAATTGCTGCGGTGGCCTGGCGCGGTTTCTGAATTCCTGAATATCTTCCCCCGCTGAATGAATGAATCGCGCATTCTGGCCTGATTCTCGTGGGTTTATGATGGTGACCAATCGCAGAGGAGTCATCGCAGGAAAAGATCCAGAAGTTTTGAGGATGATGAGGAGGGTCACCTGATCTATCACAGTGGACACGTGCTAAGAGCAAGATGTACAGAAATTATACCTCTTTCTGtaactttttgttttatttgttaagTGGAAAGACCCTGCTACTATAGAGTCTAATTGGGGGGATTTTATTTGTAAAATTCTTTtatacgttaaaaaaaaaaatttaaggcaTATATTATGTGGATTACACAGCTACTGTTTGAAACTCTTAAGATTTTCTACAGTGATTGTGGTGTAATGTTAACTGTTTTGCTACAGTGCCTTTTATGGGCACTGAGAGCTACATTAGTTACTTGTCCTGCTtgatttctgtgtgtgtctttcctGAGTTTTAATTGCATGCCTTTTTCCCTGTAGATGAGATTGTGAGTACTTTAGGAGAAGGAGCCTTTGGGAAAGTTGTGAACTGCATTGATCATTCAAAGTAGGTGTCTGTGCTatctacttttatttatttttcttttcttgagTAAATACATAAACATGCAGTAGAGAGCTAAGTGTTTCTGCGACGCCACAACTGACAGTCTGAATTGTTGCAGTGCTGGTGCACGAGTGGCACTGAAGATCATTAAAAACGTTGACCGTTATCGAGATGCCGCCATGTCTGAGATCGATGTCCTTCAGCAGATGAACTCGCTTGATCGCGATGAGCATTAGTGAGTAACTCTCACGCATGCctcctttttttttggttttattaGTTCATTAGCCTAAGCTTTGCTCGTGTGAAGACATCATCATTGTCGCTAAATTCCATTGAAGCAGCAAGATTTCTCAGTTGCGCAATTATGGTTGTTTTTGTAGTGCCTGTGTGCGGATGCTGGATTGGTTTGATCACCACGGCCACATCTGCATTGTGTTTGAGCTCCTGGGATTGAGCACCTATGATTTTCTGAAGGAGAATGGCTTCATGCCTTTTACTGTGGACCAGATCAGACGTATGGCACATCAGATCTTCAGAGCAGTGCACTGTGAgtacatgcagtgaaatgacTTGATTACTATCAGTGGCATTGGATGATGGTCATTCTGAGCAGCTACAGGTTGGATTTACTTGGCAGATTCTGATGATTGGAAAATTTAAAGGGACTCAAATCTGTATTTAGTGATTGTAGGGTAGTTTTCCATTGAAGCTATACTAACagctttttgtttgtgtttgtgtgcaagtcctaCACCGAAACAAGCTTACTCACACTGACTTGAAGCCGGAGAATATCCTTTTTGTGGAATCTGACTACTGCTTAGAGTACAATGCAAAATTGGTAAGTATTGCTTTCTCACCTAATGAATTGGAGGCAAAGGCAGAAATGTTGTGTAGTTGTGTGTGATGCTGTCCATATTGTAGGAAAATGTCCGTGTAAATTTATATACAGAATAAAATCTGCTAGGCACCCGTCAAACTATTTTTTTCATCCTAGAATTAAGTTCAGTTTGAAAAGCTTTCTTCAAAAGCTCTTCGTACAgaagtttattttgtttttgtttttttaaatccagAAAAGGGATGAGAGGACCTTGAAGAAGACGGATGTGAAGGTGGTGGATTTTGGAAATGCTATATATGACCACGAGCACCATACTTCTGTGGTATCCACCAGGCATTATCGAGCACCTGAGGTCATTCTTGGTGAGCGTTTACAAAGATCTGGTGAAGAACAAAACTGCCTAGATTTGGTCCAGATGGTTGTCTAGCTTATTGTCATTGGCATGCTTGCAGAACTTGGATGGAATCAGTCGTGTGATGTTTGGAGTCTGGGCTGCATACTGATTGAATATTACCTCGGATTGACACTCTTTCAGGTGAGACCCTTGGCAATAAACCCGTAACCAAAAGCATTCACCTCTGACTGAATACACAAGCCGGTTTCCTTGCGATGTTGAAACTGAAGCATGCGTCATGCTCTCTTGCAGACTCATGACAGCAAGGAGCACTTGGCTATGATGGAAAGGGTCCTTGGGCCAATACCTACCTCCCTCTTGCAGAAAACCAAGTAAGCTATTACCTTTACATAGCTTTTTGAAGTTCACACCCACTTCCTCCCTCTCAACGGCTTTCTGAATTCTCAGAAGCTGGCCATGTTTACAAGTTGTTGGATGATCATCTTCTGTATTAGACGCGTGTCGTGCATAAGTAAGACGGTTGTGTCCGACGTGTCGTAGGAAGAGGAGATACGTTCGTCATGGACGGCTGGACTGGGATGAGCACAACTCTTCTGGGAGATATGTGAGGAAGCACTGCAAGCCCCTTAAAGTACGATCTGGGTTTTTCGTTTTGAGCAGATTTGGGAAGATGAAGTGTAATACGGCTTTGCTATGTATGTATGGTTTACTGTGTTTTGATTGGTTCTCCTCCATCTTCTCATTACAGCAATACATGTCCTCAAAGAGCGCAGAGCATGAGCAGCTTTTTGACCTCATGCATAAGATGCTGGAGTATGACGTATCCAAAAGGATCACTCTGGAGGCAGCCCTCAGACACCCCTTTTTTGATCCTttgaaaggaaagaaaaagtGACGACGAACTGTGTGCCGCTGTTAATTTGCTCTCCGGG of the Brienomyrus brachyistius isolate T26 unplaced genomic scaffold, BBRACH_0.4 scaffold1099, whole genome shotgun sequence genome contains:
- the LOC125730262 gene encoding dual specificity protein kinase CLK4-like isoform X1, with protein sequence MRRSKRARSREGWISEYSVEEKLEFGKRQKPSSCSTERESKPRRRNHHLKTYEGHFQESKTISRRMECKERVARQSSRESGAYGNEGPCKELGSDRDWHHYSKSSARSGHSRRSSPAHQRGRRRTSSRQAHSRSHRRKRSRSFEDDEEGHLIYHSGHVLRARYEIVSTLGEGAFGKVVNCIDHSNAGARVALKIIKNVDRYRDAAMSEIDVLQQMNSLDRDEHYACVRMLDWFDHHGHICIVFELLGLSTYDFLKENGFMPFTVDQIRRMAHQIFRAVHFLHRNKLTHTDLKPENILFVESDYCLEYNAKLKRDERTLKKTDVKVVDFGNAIYDHEHHTSVVSTRHYRAPEVILELGWNQSCDVWSLGCILIEYYLGLTLFQTHDSKEHLAMMERVLGPIPTSLLQKTKKRRYVRHGRLDWDEHNSSGRYVRKHCKPLKQYMSSKSAEHEQLFDLMHKMLEYDVSKRITLEAALRHPFFDPLKGKKK
- the LOC125730262 gene encoding dual specificity protein kinase CLK4-like isoform X2, yielding MSEIDVLQQMNSLDRDEHYACVRMLDWFDHHGHICIVFELLGLSTYDFLKENGFMPFTVDQIRRMAHQIFRAVHFLHRNKLTHTDLKPENILFVESDYCLEYNAKLKRDERTLKKTDVKVVDFGNAIYDHEHHTSVVSTRHYRAPEVILELGWNQSCDVWSLGCILIEYYLGLTLFQTHDSKEHLAMMERVLGPIPTSLLQKTKKRRYVRHGRLDWDEHNSSGRYVRKHCKPLKQYMSSKSAEHEQLFDLMHKMLEYDVSKRITLEAALRHPFFDPLKGKKK